The genomic interval TGGTGTTGGTTTCGGCCATGATGAAGGCCGATGGCAAGGTGTTGAAGTCGGAGCTTGACTTTGTTAAGGATTTTCTCGTTCGTAGCTTTGGCGTCGATATGGCTCAGGAGGCAATGATTCTGCTTCGCGACATGCTTAAAAAAGAGGTGCCGGTGAAGGATGTTTGCTTCCAAATTCGTGATAATCTTGACTATTCTGCTCGGCTACAGCTCGTTCACTTTCTTTTTGGAATTGCCAAGGCCGATGGTGTTGTTAGCCCAGAAGAGTTAAAGCTTGTGGAGGATATTGCAGGTTACCTAGGCATTTCTCCATCTGAATACACCTCTATCAAGGCCATGTTTGTGGACAATACCGAATGGGCCTATCAAGTTTTGGAAATAAGTAGAAGTGCTACCAACGATGAGGTTAAGAAGGCCTATCGCCACATGGCGCTTAAGTACCATCCCGATAAGGTAAGCCAGTTGGGTGAAGATGTGCAACGTGCTGCTAATGAAAAGATACAGAAGGTTAACGAGGCCTACAATCTCATCAAAAAGGAGCGGGGAATGTCATAGCAATTGTTTCCTTTTCAAGGTTATTATGCTGAAGTAGCTTATTTTCGTAAATTTTTTATTTAACTTTGCCTTCCACCGAAAAACATAAGTTGAAAACAATGAGCACAGACGAACTGACATTAAAGAAGATTATGGCTATTTCGGGTCAACCGGGGCTTTTTAAGTACGTTTCGCAGAGTCGTAATGGCATTATCGTGGAATCGTTGGCTGACCAAAAACGCATGAATGCTTCTGCCAGCGCTAAGGTCTCTTCCCTTGGTGATATTGCAATTTATACGACCACTGGCGAGGTGGCTTTAAAGGAGGTTTTTAAAACTATCCGCGAGAAGACTAATGCTGGCCAAACCATTATCGAGCCAAAGTCTTCCAACGATGCGCTGAAGGCGTTCTTAGGAGAGGTGCTCCCGGAGTTCGATCGCGAACGGGTTTACGCTTCCGATATTAAGAAGATGATTACCTGGTTCAACCTATTGAATGCGCACGACATGCTTCATCTTATCGACATTGAGGACGAGAAAGAGCCAGAGAAGGAAGCAGATACTGAGGCTGCCGCAGAGGAAAAGACTGAGTAGCTTTTTTTCGAGAGCAATTGCTGAAAATATTTTGTGGAGCGCTACTTTTTTGTGAAGTAGCGCTTCTTTTTTGTTGTCTTTACGGTAATTACCATTGAAGATTTCCCGATGAAAAAATCTCTCCAACAGAAAATAGTGCACCTTAAACTTACTCCTGAAAAGGTAAGAGAAATTTTTCGCTTGCTCCAGAATCAATCCCTCGCTAGTTTCGATGAGGTGGAGGCGTTTTTGCGGCTTCGAACCATAATCGATGAACGCTTGAGCCAGGAGATGGCCAATCGATACATTGCGTTTGCAAAAAACACCACCGAAACTCAGGCAAGGGAGCAGCTCAATTTTTTTGTGGAGGAGATAGATCCCATTGCGCAGGAGAACGACAATGCGCTCGATGCCATGCTTATAAAGAGTAAATATGCAAACGATTACCTTCGCTCTAGCGCACCTCTCTATCTGAAACAGCTGCAGCGAAGAGTGGAACTCTTTCGCACTG from Williamwhitmania sp. carries:
- a CDS encoding TerB family tellurite resistance protein → VLVSAMMKADGKVLKSELDFVKDFLVRSFGVDMAQEAMILLRDMLKKEVPVKDVCFQIRDNLDYSARLQLVHFLFGIAKADGVVSPEELKLVEDIAGYLGISPSEYTSIKAMFVDNTEWAYQVLEISRSATNDEVKKAYRHMALKYHPDKVSQLGEDVQRAANEKIQKVNEAYNLIKKERGMS
- a CDS encoding DUF5606 domain-containing protein — translated: MSTDELTLKKIMAISGQPGLFKYVSQSRNGIIVESLADQKRMNASASAKVSSLGDIAIYTTTGEVALKEVFKTIREKTNAGQTIIEPKSSNDALKAFLGEVLPEFDRERVYASDIKKMITWFNLLNAHDMLHLIDIEDEKEPEKEADTEAAAEEKTE